Within Mytilus edulis chromosome 10, xbMytEdul2.2, whole genome shotgun sequence, the genomic segment GACGACATTTGAACTTCCTACGGAAATCGAGACATACCACTGTCAAGTACGTTTGATTCAATCATAAACTGTGATAAATTAATCTGTTTTAACTCCGTTATTTTTAGATAAGTGGTTTATAAATACATACGAACTGTAAGTTATTTATTTCCGAGAAATGAACTGtaaattctactttcgtttttgactcgATTAATAATCTTGTATTTAACATTCATATTTAATTCGTAcacattgtaaaatattgtatttttatttctttcagtttaccaatCTACTGACTATTATGTAAACCTTTCTGGTGGAATTTATAATTACAATTTCAAACAAGTTGTGTTCGTTATATCTTCATCGAGATTGCGATTGCAGTCACCTGGTTAAACTAGTTGAGTCCGGCTCAGCATAATTTTCTTACTGGACATGtacagtggtcacttcattggatatttcactgtgtcatgtcgtgaaattaatgcaggttcaattcataacaatgcacaaaaccgttcaactacttttgcaaggcgaaaaagaaagtcgaatcgtgaagccaataaacaatatttttttaatctgagcatgcaaattgaagattacgttatatattttacattaaatatatttgcagaataaaaactttggtaatgagagtcccagacaatatattaattgactgttttcccactaattccacgtgttttaagaagtagtttactcgtagtagcccacaatgcattgtagttcattgagtcaattggtcagtttttcaaggccatattggccttgtgttttggaaattactatgcaaatatattctgacgtcagaaaatctagagttctcgacctgtttaaAGACAATAAGTGTAGAGTATTATTAAAGTCTGAgctaaaatttaaatgttcattttcgAGGTCGTCAGTTCCGCGTGAGTAACTAAATTTACTATAAGTTTCTGTTGATCCTCCACGGTTCACCTATTTACCGTTACCAGTTTTCGTCTTTGTAGGTCCTCTGCGGGGAAAATGCTTCGGTTTGGCTCCTTGCTTCTCGTATCTTGTTTGCTTTGTTGTTATCTGTTTCCATGTTGTGGTTAGTTCTGTCGTCAAGAATAAATTATTTGCCATCTATGAACAGTCTATCATGTTTAAAGTGTTCCTTCTTGTGTTGTTCCCTTGCCTCTTTAAAGTATGGCCATAGTACCTTGCGACGGTCATTTACCTCTTTCGGGAATTGTTCACTAATCCCATATAGTTAGTCCCTTTAAGAACTTTTGCATTTTTCCGAACTAGTTCTCTATCGTTAAACGTTTTGAATCTGCAAACTATTGGCCTAGGTTTTTTGTCTGCTCTATCGAATCTGTGCGTACGGACGTATTCAATCGGGTTTGATAATTTAAGCTCTTTTATCATGAATTGTTTTAAGATTTCTCTTCGCTTTCTTCGTTGTCGCTATATTCTTGAATTCCCGAGAATATAAGATTTTCTCTCATAGAACGTGTTTGGAGATCTAGATGCCGTTCGCGTAGATCGTGTAAATCTGCGTTTAAAGTTTACGCCAGTCTCTTCGTTATACGATTTAATGTCTGAAATGTCAGTTTTCATATCagcatctttttttttaccagCCTCGTATTGCGCACCCATGAATTCCAAGCTGTGTTCCATTTCCCCTTCCCGCTTTGTTACATTTTCTACCTTTAAAACCATAGCATTAACCGTAGATTGAAATTTGTCGATTTTTGCAGTCAAAGAATCTAACGATGACAATTTTTTGCACATTTCGTCAACTTTATTCGCCAGGTTGTCAATTTTCATACTATCTATTGGTTGTTTTATAGAAGAGTTACAAACTGGTTGTGGAATTGGGCCTTGTGGGGTGTAAGGAATGCCATAGAAACCAGACATCGGAAGGCTTGGATTTTGGATATATTGATATTGTTGAAGATTTCCTCTTCCTTGCAGTACAGGGGAGCTAAAATTTGGTGTGAAGGTTGGTGTTATAGAGTTCATTGCATTATTGTTGTTCATAATCAAGTCTTTCTCGGTACAATTATCTTtcactttgtttacatttttacctttaaTACCATTGTGAGCACAGTTCACTACTTGAATTTTGCACATTTGAATTCCTCCTTTTCCTTCCATCGTTTCCTTTCTGTTTCGAATTCATATATTAGTTGATCCAAAATGTTCAAATAAAATGCATTGATAATTTCCAATAGCAACACAAAATGTCTAGctctacaaaaaaaacccaaaaaaaaaccatctttGTTCACACATGCTACAATTTTGTTATGAgcaccaaaaacacaaaaatgatCGCATGTGTTAACACAACTACATGTTACCACGATACAAGATATTCTACCCTATAGATCATAGATTTAAAGTAAGGTTTTCTATTTAATAATCTTAATAAGGTGAACTTGAATATGCAATTAAAGACCGTTTTGTGTTTGTTTTGGCTATTTTATCATCCCAGAATACAAGAAGACACGACCTACCTTCACATTTGTAACCGaactccgaaacagcggttaCGTCCTCTTTACTACGCTACGTTGACTTTAACCACTGCCACCAACTCCTAACGCTAGCATATGTTTTTTTCaacattcttgaaaaaaaattaaatatgtccaaattgtttttatttgtatggaATTTTATACTATATTAATAATTGAATACAGATTTTAAAGACTACAATATAAGCTAGCagtaatttttagaaaatgatattttaaactgGAGATATATTTTGGTGTATGTATACTTATTTGACCCTTGTCAAATCCAACATGGATGTTACAGAGACGATACGGAACGTACAGTGTCAGCTGTATCCACAGTTGACACTGAAACATGAACAAATTTCCTCCATAGAAAACATTCTCCAGGGAAATAATATTATAGTCAATCTGCCTGTTGGGTTTGGAAAGAGTATTATATTCCATTTGTTGCCCAGTGAGTATATTAATTCCATCAACTATTTATATTGAACTAATCAAACAAATTATGAAACATCgtggaaatatatatttttgtacactataaattttattataattcGATCTTGACGGCTCTTTTAAATATTTGTCCAGTCCTAAATCGGGTTCGGAACACCACCTAACAAAAAGAATCGCTCAGGCCTGAAATCAGTCACTGTCCCTCGGCTCAGACAAGGGCCAagttagctgcggaaccgtagctcttaggtccttatgttattttttgactatttgcggaccaggtccttatgttattttttgactatttgcggaccatagactatggtccgcaaatagtcaaaaaataacataaggaccaaagagctacggttccgcagctagggCCAAGTCTGCAAGTgatcatttataatatattaaaaagaaaaacataacttAAATGTGGAAACATTCAATGTAGATGAGTTCAAATAATTGTGAGGTCACACGGGCAAGGCTATTTTATCTTCAAACATACAGATGTGTGCCCTTTTGTAACAAAAAtgggtttttacaacaaaattgaAATGTACCCCTAAATATAAGAAGTATATATATGaagggttgttcccaacctgttaattTGTGGTTTAGTTATATAATGGTAGCACTCCACTATTCACcgtaagaaaataaaattaaaattgaaccacaaaatgttttatcattctctattcctggctttctaatacattaacctagcTGTTTGTGTTATACAtgggtatccggtcgttccggccccaaaccgatccggcctcaagtcaatccggcccaaagtcgatccggcccgataataaaatatgaataaactatattcactatatatatGGAGGAATTTGTGACAAATTTGAACAGTATATATAAACgaaatcattagtctataattggtttgtttattcaacaattgtctgatgattgtgaactaaggtaatgccacttGTAACTTGAGGGGCCGTATCGACTTAAAATATGGCccggatcgacccgaaagcttatacatgtgcatatgtatgtaatgaGTATCTTCcaaagattttcaaaagttaaaatggtGAAAAATAATTCCTCCAAGTGTATTcatggcaacattcagcatttatttaccatggAATATTGCGAAAAGGGGGTGAaaatgtcacatatcccccataaaatttcaattttgaactGAACTAGAATTACAATGCCTTTGAGCGTTTCCTTTTCAGAAACTCTTGACAGTAATCTACTTTATGACATGATCAAATAAGAAATGGGTCTATTTCgcctcattatttttcttaatatacatgtataatcacaaAGTTtgttccccccaaaaaaaattgaaaaagaacgTTACAATATATGCTGGACCAATGTTTGGTATGGATATGCAAATACCGACTGACATACAGGAAACAGCCtctattacatacattacataatcttcaTGTTCATATAAATTAATCCTCAGCTATATATCCAAACAAGAATTTTATTGCATCTTGCTCTCTTATTTCAAAAATCCACAGGCGCCAAAAttggaaaatacatgtacacaccTAACTATAAGAGTGCTTCCTGTAACACTATTTGATAGATATACTGAATAATTGTTTCCACATTTTTGTTTGTATCCAAGTATAACCACATTGgatgccatatgtggagcaggatttgcttacttTTCCTGGGCACCTTagatcaccaccagtttttgtTAGGCTGGTGTTCTGTGTAGGTTCTATCTTGtgtttttgatatacatgtaactgttgtTTGTCAATTTTGCATTTCATGTTTTTAGCCATTGTATTTTCAGTTCATTTTTGAATTGTTGGAATTTTATTATCTCTTTGGTATTTTAGCGATTCAGCCAACCTCTCTTACACAAGACCAAGCAATTTTGGGGACATCTTGAAACTAagcaaattttattttgaatcatCAATATGATAAATCAAAAATATGGACAACTATTGTGACTACAGCTCACATATTTGATAGGGGCTCTGGGCTACTAAAATGTATGCttctgaataataataataataataataatgattaagCTCTATAGATTTTTTCCAATGGGGTTAGTTCATGCAAACGGCCAACAGATTCTACATACAAAAAATATTACTTGCAGTTGTATATCTctgaatgtttatattttttaaagaaatatttgaagACCTTGGAAGAGTGCAGAATAAGGTATTGGTGGTGTCTCCTCTAAATGCCATTATGGAAGATCAATGTAAAACATTGAACAAGATTAATGTTAAGGTTGTTCAGCTTAGCCAGAAGTGCCAGATCATTGAGAACAACAAAGACAGCTGTGAAAATGGTATGTATTCATGGTATTATCAATATGTACATGATGAATATATAGCAACcaaacaatatacaaaatgtagcatAAAACAATAACATCAAGAAGGCAACATATACTTTTTTGCATTTGTTTCTAAACAATACCTGATTCTGAATAAGAAggaattattttataatgttttcattATTAGCAATTCTGAatgtaaatgttaaaataactttaataatttgagtttattttctgtaataagttCAGTATGGGAAAGACCTCTTTATTATAATTGAGGTTTATCTTTTTCTGCCGAAATGAAACATTAACTTGATTAATGACAAATCAACTGTCTGAGAAACTAAGAAAATTTTCACATTTATTACtgtattatttaagaaatattaaataCTCAAAAGTGAAAAAGATTCTCCTCATATTGGTGCCTTTATCTTCATTTTTAAATGGATTTTGGCATTGATGTACATTGAAGGGTTGCGTGATGCATGGGATCGAATCCCTTTGAGGTCAAGCCCTTACTTCTCAAACTGAACAAATTACTTATCtatgtatataatatagtcaTAGAGGAATCACTTAGTGCCAGTATCATTCTGACACACCCTGAGGGACTGTTAGTTGCAGAAAATGGTGTTAAATAGTTACGAGCATTGGAGGGAAAAGTTGGCGCAATTATCATTGATGAATGTCACAAAATTGATGACTAGTAATTCAGAAGTTTCCattgttgaacatttgatttttttaaaggcttttgtattttgtataatttctgaaattgttaTTGAAAGTTAAAATGTTATTTGTTAGTTATTTTGTAGTTTTATGCACACTATTGCAGTACAGATTACCAGTAGCCATAAAATCACTTTTATCAGAACTCtgataatttatcaaaattaatttaatttaatttcaagtGGAATACATTATTCTTTTCGATTTATTACTGATTTATAGCCTGGTTGGCATGTTTACACAGAAGAAATTTTAAGGTAACATTATGgactaagggaaataactcaatttgaaatgtcaaaatgtttttttttttttataataacaaaaagttGTTAACTTGAGCCTTTCATAACTTCTCTTTGAACAAGGAAAACAATTTTATTAGTTTTTGGAACGTACTTTGGTTTCTTAAGTGTTTCAGTTGTTGtaatttcaaagttttgaaagTTAACTTAACTTGGTTTGTTATAGAAATTTCCAATTTGTTAACAAGAGGTTTTCCAACCACCCTATTTTAATCATATGTATTTGCACaaggttatttttttaacagatatATAACTTGTTACAGTATCTATAGGTACAATACATTAAATCATAAATTTACGTTGAGTACACAATAATTGTTTATTCactattttatacatgtacaaatactattaaaagagggacgaaagataccaaagggacagtcaaactcataaatctaaaacaaactgacaactccatggctaaaaatgaaaaagacaaacagaaaaacaatagtacacacgacacaacatagaaaactaaagaataaacaacacgaaccccaccaaaaactaggggtgatctcaggtgctccggaagggtaagcagatcctgctccacatgtggcacccgtcgtgttgcttatgtgattacaaatccggtaaatagtctaattcggtaggtcatattcatgaaagggaaggggattgtagttacgacgtaaggaacatatccgatatcatttgtgaaacggttattccataacggtcaaccaactcgtgatggcgtccgtaaaatttacgaagggatgatttcaacttcactatttggaactcttggtttaatagcttccttgtgagtagcaaacctctatcaagaaaatcatgataggaaatgcaagcacgggaatatcgtatcaattgggagatatataccccgtatgcaggtgctgctggaatgttgctacttagaaatggaaaattcacaattggaaagctgaaatcatctcttttgtcgtaaagttttgttttcaaccgaccctcattgtcaatttctagatgtaagtcaagatatgaagccgacttaattcATATTTGAACaaacatcaaaataaatagaGTCACAGATAGAAAACCAATATATTCATACATGCACCACATACAAATAATTACAATCAcagaatttttttctttctaattcaTATAATCACTATATCACATTCCATTTCATATGATTGAAGGCAATATTTATTTACATAGTTTCTTAGATAAAGTTAATATACCCTgttttaaacatgtaaaacagATTGTAAAATTCTTTATATTATACCTATTATTACATTTAACATCACAGTCAAGCAATAAATCAACACATTAATGAACATCAATGTAGCAGCATATTCAGTCAAAATGGTATCtcattaaattaaatattatcaCTTTAAATCAATAAAGCAccttatcaacaacaaaaaaacaacacattcAGTTATAATAAAATAACACTCAATCTATATAGCATCACAATCAATTTAAAAAGCATTATATTCTAATAAAACAGCAGCCCATTCAATCAAAATAGTAtcgttattaaaaaaaagtattacattCAATTTAACAACATTGCATTCAATCAAAATACATGTAGCATTAAAATCAATATAACAGCATTGCCTGCAATCAAAATAGCATTACATTCAATCAGAATATATTACATTCAATATAATAGCATTACATTCAATCAAATTAACATTACATTGATTCAAATAGCATCACACTCATACAATCAAAATAGCATAttcattcaaaataaaatgacaCTCTATCAAAATAACATCATACTCGATTAACGCTGAATAACATTGAATCAAAAAAGCATAACACTTAAGTTAGTTAAGAGCAtcacattcaattaaaatttattgacagcaacccaacaattacTTGTCAGATTCATATAAAATTCATGGGCTGAACAATAAATCTCAATACCATCACATTCATTAAATAGTATTGCATTCAAGCTTAATATCATCACATTCAGTAGAATAGTATTACATTCAATTTAAATCACATTCAGTAGAATAGTAttgcattcaattaaaatatcacATTCAGTAGAATAGTATTGCATTAAAGCTTAATATCTTCACATTTAGTAAAATAGTATTACATTCAAGCTAAATATCATCACATTCATTAGAATAGTATTGCATTCAATTTAAATCACATTCAGTAGAATAGTATTGCATTCAATTCAAATCACATTCAGAAAAATAgtattcaattaattctaaataCAATCGCATTCATTTGACATTTAGATACAAATGTAGTATTAAATTTAATCTAAATAGCATCACATTAAGTTAAAAAGAAGTATCAACAAATCTTAATATCATCACATTCATTAAAATAGAATTACATTCAATATAAGTACCATTACATTCAGTAAAATTTATATAGCATCACATTCAGTTAAATGGAATCAATCAGTACAAAACAGTACCTGTCATCAGCAGTATAAATGCTtttgattataaaatatataccGGTAATGTAACATAATTtgtgtaacacacacacacaggaTTGATTTTAAAGTTAGACTGTTCACAgtattttctaaatatacttatattacaaacaacataaaaaaacataagtTATTTAGTTTTAGTCTTATTATTCACTTTACCcattatataaaacatgtttttatttttcaggggAAGAGAATTCAGAAAAAGTTTTTCAGAATTAGTAGTTCTGAAATCTTTCTTCAACAATGTCCCTATAGCATGTTTAAGTGGAACAATAACAGGAAAACATATAAATGCTTTATCCAAGCAGTTGCTTATAAGCAATTTTATAGTCATTTCTGTAAGTCCtgaaaaaactaatttaaaactcATGGTATGTGAAAAGGTTAAAGGCACCTCTtatgaaaaaatagaaaacatttatAAGAGTCAAATTGACCAGTTACTTGTTGAGAGAAATAATTTTCCTGTAACTTTAATGTTTATGCCAATGGAATACATTGCACATGCTAGTTTagcgaagcaacgtcaccactgtttcggagtttgattTGTAACCTATTCTTGTTGTCCGtttttacttataaaaaagaagagaaaataccaaaggacattcaaactttgTGAGTCgaagaaaaactgacaacgccacgacATTGAACTAAAAACAACGGAAAGACACACAAGTCTCCAAAACAAAACTAACAGCGCCTTGGTTAAAAAAGGAAAGCGAAAGACAAAACATCAGtgcacaaaaaaacaacatataaactTAAAACTTAGCAGCATGAACCCCACCATAAACTGGGccttccggaagggtaagcagatcctggtcCAAATGCTTCTGTAGGCACTAAGCATGTTAACACGAATTTTATTTCAGTTATCGTATGCTGTTGCGTATTAACGGACGCTTGTTAGAAAACGCATTTTAATTGCTGTTTGCTTTTATTAGAAGTCATGTCCgacaacacttagtcagcacctaataaggaacattcataccatgttttgtttcattccattcagtgattctctaaaaaaaagtcatttgtatgcattttccatagggtcctatgttaacgaagtccccccgctggcggccatcttggatgatggataggctacaaaataacaacacttggtcaacacctcataaggaacatacatgccatatttggtttcattccattcagtgtttctctaaaagaagtagtttgtatgcatttcccatagggtcttattttaaactaagtcccccgctggcagccatcttaaATGATGGATCCGCTGCAAAATAACAACACTTGagcagcacctcataaggaacaatcatgccatgttttgtttcattccattcaacggttctctagaagaagttcaaaatgtaaaaagttaacgccGACGACGGACTACGCcggatgacgacggacgacgccggacgacggacgacggacgccaagtggtgagaaaagctctcttggtcctttgggccaggtgagccaAAAAAGGAATAAGCAGTATCTTTTAACTTCTCTTTCcactataaagatgatgttctctcacta encodes:
- the LOC139492197 gene encoding uncharacterized protein, which encodes MDVTETIRNVQCQLYPQLTLKHEQISSIENILQGNNIIVNLPVGFGKSIIFHLLPKIFEDLGRVQNKVLVVSPLNAIMEDQCKTLNKINVKVVQLSQKCQIIENNKDSCENVIEESLSASIILTHPEGLLVAENGVK